Proteins encoded by one window of Channa argus isolate prfri chromosome 13, Channa argus male v1.0, whole genome shotgun sequence:
- the rap1aa gene encoding RAP1A, member of RAS oncogene family a — MREYKLVVLGSGGVGKSALTVQFVQGIFVEKYDPTIEDSYRKQVEVDGQQCMLEILDTAGTEQFTAMRDLYMKNGQGFALVYSITAQSTFNDLQDLREQILRVKDTEDVPMILVGNKCDLEDERVVGKEQGQNLARQWSNCAFLETSAKSKINVNEIFYDLVRQINRKTPMEKKKTKKKSSCTLL, encoded by the exons ATGCGCGAGTACAAGCTAGTGGTGTTGGGATCAGGAGGCGTGGGAAAATCAGCACTG ACAGTCCAATTTGTGCAAGGCATTTTTGTGGAGAAGTATGACCCAACAATAGAAGACTCCTACAGAAAG caAGTCGAGGTggatgggcaacagtgtatgcTTGAAATCCTGGACACAGCTGGAACA GAACAGTTCACGGCTATGAGGGACCTGTACATGAAGAATGGCCAAGGCTTTGCTTTGGTGTACTCCATTACAGCACAGTCAACATTTAATGACCTACAGGACCTCCGGGAACAGATCCTGCGAGTAAAGGACACTGAAGAT GTTCCCATGATCCTGGTGGGAAACAAGTGTGACCTGGAAGATGAGCGTGTGGTTGGCAAGGAGCAGGGTCAGAACCTAGCCCGTCAGTGGAGCAACTGTGCCTTTTTAGAGACTTCAGCTAAATCAAAGATCAACGTTAATGAA ATATTCTATGATCTGGTGCGACAGATCAACAGAAAAACGCCgatggaaaagaagaagacaaaaaagaagtCAAGTTGCACACTGCTCTAA